The Humulus lupulus chromosome 3, drHumLupu1.1, whole genome shotgun sequence genome window below encodes:
- the LOC133821842 gene encoding ABC transporter G family member 16-like, which translates to MPSKNDIVLQEEQQVIDIAGNVTGNEPERPLSFVLCFSNLTYSVKLLRPNKFNVFRRRTAVPPEEKTILDNISGEAYDGEILALLGASGSGKTTLIDALANRIEKESLKGTMTLNGEFVDSRLLKAITGYVMQDDLLYPMLTVEETLTFAAELRLPRSLPKSKKKARVQSLMDQLGLRNAANTIIGDEGHRGVSGGERRRVSIGVDVIHDPILLFLDEPTSGLDSTSAFMVVKVLRRIAESGSLVVMSVHQPSYRILGLLDRLIFLSGGKIAYRGSSTNLTEFCSAFGHPIPENANQVEFMLDMISELEASPTGITSLVEFNNLSSSGADYRQAPLLKEALKAGISKGKFITSNNDSISSPINGKVSGIRKFANPIWIETLVLTKRSMLNSRRTPELFVTRLITVLTTGLLLATIYWRLDDSPKGIRERMGFFAFAISTTYFSSCQSLPLLLQERFIFTRETAFNSYRRLSYALSQAITILPLLLVLSLAFSTATFWAVGLAGGLWGFVFYLCIVSGSFWAGNSFVVFLSGLVPHVLVGFTVVVSVSAYFLLLSGFFISRNRIPDYWVWFHYLSLIKYPYEAVMRREFEDPARCFKRGLDMFDGTPFANAPAAVKEVVLGNLSTAVGINVTSTTCLKNGLDVLKEVGITELSNKWEYLAILVAWGLFYRILYYISLLILWKNKRK; encoded by the coding sequence ATGCCTTCCAAAAACGACATCGTTttacaagaagaacaacaagtCATTGACATAGCCGGTAATGTCACCGGAAACGAACCAGAGCGGCCATTGTCGTTTGTGCTCTGTTTCAGTAACCTCACTTACAGTGTCAAGCTTCTTCGTCCGAACAAGTTCAACGTATTCCGGCGGAGAACGGCCGTACCTCCGGAAGAGAAAACGATTCTGGATAACATCTCCGGAGAAGCTTACGACGGCGAGATTCTGGCACTGCTGGGAGCAAGCGGTTCGGGGAAAACGACGTTAATCGATGCTCTTGCTAATCGGATTGAGAAAGAGAGCTTGAAAGGAACCATGACTCTGAACGGAGAGTTCGTAGACTCGCGGCTCTTGAAGGCCATTACTGGGTACGTAATGCAAGATGATCTCTTGTACCCGATGCTTACGGTGGAAGAAACGCTCACTTTCGCGGCGGAGCTCCGGCTTCCGAGGTCGCTGCCCAAGTCGAAGAAGAAGGCACgagttcaatctttgatggatcagTTGGGGCTTCGAAACGCTGCCAACACCATAATCGGCGACGAGGGGCATCGTGGAGTTTCCGGCGGAGAGAGGAGACGAGTTTCGATCGGTGTTGACGTGATTCACGACCCGATTCTTCTGTTCCTAGATGAACCCACTTCGGGACTCGACTCCACTAGTGCGTTCATGGTGGTGAAAGTCTTGAGAAGAATCGCCGAGAGTGGAAGCCTCGTTGTTATGTCCGTACACCAACCGAGTTACCGTATTCTTGGCTTGCTCGACCGTTTGATCTTCCTCTCCGGCGGGAAAATAGCTTACCGTGGTTCTTCCACGAACCTTACTGAATTTTGCTCTGCTTTCGGCCACCCGATTCCGGAAAACGCTAACCAAGTTGAGTTCATGCTCGATATGATTTCCGAGCTCGAAGCTTCTCCTACCGGAATCACCAGCTTGGTGGAGTTTAACAATCTTTCCAGCTCCGGCGCCGACTATCGTCAGGCTCCGCTACTCAAAGAAGCATTAAAGGCGGGAATTTCCAAAGGAAAGTTCATCACATCTAACAACGACAGCATAAGCAGTCCGATCAACGGAAAAGTCTCCGGTATCCGAAAATTCGCGAACCCCATATGGATTGAAACGCTGGTTCTGACGAAGCGTTCGATGCTCAATTCTCGGAGGACCCCAGAACTATTCGTGACTCGTTTGATCACTGTTTTAACCACTGGTCTTTTACTGGCCACCATTTATTGGCGTCTCGACGATTCTCCAAAAGGGATTAGAGAACGAATGGGATTCTTCGCTTTCGCCATATCCACCACTTATTTCTCGAGCTGTCAGTCTCTTCCTCTCTTGCTCCAAGAACGATTCATCTTCACCAGAGAAACCGCCTTCAACTCGTACCGAAGACTCTCCTACGCTCTCTCCCAAGCCATAACAATCCTCCCACTCCTACTGGTTCTCTCGCTCGCGTTCTCGACGGCGACGTTTTGGGCAGTGGGACTCGCCGGAGGACTCTGGGGCTTCGTTTTCTACCTCTGCATCGTCTCGGGTTCGTTCTGGGCCGGGAACTCGTTCGTCGTATTCCTCTCCGGGTTGGTACCTCACGTGTTGGTCGGGTTCACGGTGGTGGTGTCCGTCTCCGCCTACTTCCTCCTCCTGAGTGGATTCTTCATCAGCCGGAATCGGATTCCCGATTACTGGGTTTGGTTCCATTACCTTTCTCTGATCAAGTACCCATACGAGGCTGTTATGAGGAGAGAATTCGAAGACCCGGCAAGGTGTTTCAAGCGAGGATTGGATATGTTCGATGGCACGCCGTTTGCTAATGCACCGGCCGCCGTGAAGGAGGTGGTGTTGGGGAACCTGAGCACGGCGGTGGGAATCAATGTGACGAGCACCACGTGTTTGAAGAATGGATTGGATGTGTTGAAGGAAGTGGGGATCACTGAGCTGAGTAATAAGTGGGAATATTTGGCTATTTTGGTAGCTTGGGGATTGTTTTATAGGATTCTCTATTACATTTCTTTGTTGATTTTATGGAAAAATAAGAGGAAATAA
- the LOC133821843 gene encoding ABC transporter G family member 6-like, with the protein MELVESQPKNDIVLQEEQQQVIDIAGNVTGNEPERSLSFVLCFSNLTYSVKLRRPNKFNIFRRSTAVQPEEKTILDNISGEAYDGEILALLGASGSGKTTLIDALANRIEKESLKGTITLNGEFVDSRLSKAITGYVMQDDLLYPMLTVEETLTFAAELRLPRSLPKSKKKARVQSLMDQLGLRNAANTIIGDEGHRGVSGGERRRVSIGVDVIHDPILLFLDEPTSGLDSTSAFMVVKVLRRIAESGSLVVMSVHQPSYRILGLLDRLIFLSGGKIAYSGSSTNLTEFCSAFGHPIPENANQVEFMLDMISELEASPTGITSLVEFNNLSSSGAVYRQVPLLKEALKAGISKGKFITSNNDRISSPINGKVSGIRKFANPIWIETLVLTKRSMLNSRRTPELFVTRFITVLTTGLLLATIYWRLDDSPKGIRERMGFFAFAISTTYFSSCQSLPLLLQERFIFTRETAFNSYRRLSYALSQAITILPLLLVLSLAFSTATFWAVGLAGGFRGFLFYLCIVSGSFWAGNSLVVFLSGLVSHVLVGYTVVVSVSAYFLLLSGFFISRNRIPDYWVWFHYLSLIKYPYEAVMRSEFEDPARCFERGVDMFDATPFAKAPAAVKEVVLGNLSTAVGINVTSTTCLKNGLDVLKEVGITELSNKWEYLAILVAWGLFYRILYYISLLILWKNKRK; encoded by the coding sequence ATGGAATTAGTTGAGTCTCAACCCAAAAACGACATCGTTttacaagaagaacaacaacaAGTCATTGACATTGCCGGTAATGTCACCGGAAACGAGCCAGAGCGGTCATTGTCGTTTGTGCTCTGTTTCAGTAACCTCACTTACAGTGTCAAGCTTCGTCGTCCGAACAAGTTCAACATATTCCGGCGGAGTACGGCGGTACAGCCGGAAGAGAAAACAATTCTGGATAACATCTCCGGAGAAGCTTATGACGGAGAGATTCTGGCACTGTTGGGAGCAAGCGGTTCGGGAAAAACGACATTGATCGATGCTCTTGCTAATCGAATTGAGAAAGAGAGCTTGAAAGGAACCATAACTCTGAACGGAGAGTTCGTAGACTCGCGGCTCTCGAAGGCCATTACTGGGTACGTAATGCAAGATGATCTCTTGTACCCGATGCTTACGGTGGAAGAAACGCTCACTTTCGCGGCGGAGCTCCGGCTTCCGAGGTCGCTGCCCAAGTCGAAGAAGAAGGCACgagttcaatctttgatggatcagTTGGGGCTTCGAAACGCTGCCAACACCATAATCGGCGACGAGGGGCATCGTGGAGTTTCCGGCGGAGAGAGGAGACGAGTTTCGATCGGTGTTGACGTGATTCACGACCCGATTCTTCTGTTCCTAGATGAACCCACTTCGGGACTCGACTCCACTAGTGCGTTCATGGTGGTGAAAGTCTTGAGAAGAATCGCCGAGAGTGGAAGCCTCGTTGTTATGTCCGTACACCAACCGAGTTACCGTATTCTTGGCTTGCTCGACCGTTTGATCTTCCTCTCCGGCGGGAAAATAGCTTACAGTGGTTCTTCCACGAACCTTACTGAATTTTGCTCTGCTTTCGGCCACCCTATTCCTGAAAACGCTAACCAAGTCGAGTTCATGCTCGATATGATTTCCGAGCTCGAAGCTTCTCCCACCGGAATAACCAGCTTGGTGGAGTTTAACAATCTTTCCAGCTCCGGCGCCGTCTATCGTCAGGTTCCACTACTCAAAGAAGCATTAAAGGCGGGCATTTCCAAAGGAAAGTTTATAACATCTAACAACGACCGCATAAGCAGTCCGATCAACGGAAAAGTCTCCGGTATCCGAAAATTCGCGAACCCCATATGGATTGAAACGCTGGTTCTGACGAAGCGTTCGATGCTCAATTCTCGGAGAACCCCAGAACTATTCGTGACTCGTTTTATCACTGTTTTAACCACTGGTCTTTTACTGGCCACCATTTATTGGCGTCTTGACGATTCTCCAAAAGGGATCAGAGAACGAATGGGATTCTTCGCTTTCGCCATATCCACCACTTACTTCTCGAGCTGTCAGTCTCTTCCTCTCTTGCTCCAAGAACGATTCATCTTCACCAGAGAAACCGCCTTCAACTCGTACCGAAGACTCTCCTACGCTCTCTCCCAAGCCATAACAATCCTCCCACTCTTACTGGTTCTCTCGCTCGCGTTCTCGACGGCGACGTTTTGGGCAGTGGGACTCGCCGGAGGATTCCGGGGATTCCTTTTCTACCTCTGCATCGTCTCGGGTTCGTTCTGGGCCGGAAACTCGTTAGTCGTATTCCTCTCCGGGTTGGTATCTCACGTGTTGGTCGGGTACACGGTGGTGGTGTCCGTCTCCGCCTACTTCCTCCTCCTGAGTGGATTCTTCATCAGCCGGAATCGGATTCCCGATTACTGGGTTTGGTTCCATTACCTTTCTCTGATCAAGTACCCATACGAGGCTGTTATGAGGAGCGAATTCGAAGACCCGGCAAGGTGTTTCGAGCGAGGAGTGGATATGTTCGATGCCACGCCGTTCGCTAAAGCACCGGCCGCCGTGAAGGAGGTGGTGTTGGGGAACCTGAGCACGGCGGTGGGAATCAATGTGACGAGCACCACGTGTTTGAAGAATGGATTGGATGTGTTGAAGGAAGTGGGGATCACTGAGCTGAGTAACAAGTGGGAATATTTGGCTATTTTGGTAGCTTGGGGATTGTTTTATAGGATTCTCTATTACATTTCTTTGTTGATTTTATGGAAAAATAAGAGGAAGTAA
- the LOC133821841 gene encoding probable histone chaperone ASF1A, with protein sequence MSAVNITNVAVLDNPSAFLNPFQFEISYECLTPLKDDLEWKLTYVGSAEDETYDQLLESVLVGPVNVGNYRFVLQADPPDPSKIRDEDIIGVTVLLLTCSYMGQEFIRVGYYVNNDYGDEQLREEPPPKLLIDKVQRNILADKPRVTKFPINFHPDNTENGEQPPASSPDHVTEVNGTEVNGAEVNGAEINGTEEEPPVSSL encoded by the exons ATGAGCGCCGTCAACATTACCAACGTCGCCGTTTTGGATAACCCCTCCGCTTTTCTCAACCCTTTTCAGTTCGAAATTTCTTACGAGTGCTTGACTCCCCTCAAAGACG ACTTGGAATGGAAACTCACTTATGTGGGGTCTGCTGAGGATGAGACATATGATCAACTTTTAGAGAGTGTGCTTGTTGGTCCTGTCAATGTTGGCAACTATCGCTTTGTTCTTCAG GCAGACCCACCAGACCCATCAAAGATCCGAGATGAAGATATCATTGGTGTCACAGTACTACTATTGACTTGTTCTTATATGGGACAAGAGTTTATTAGAGTTGGTTACTATGTGAACAATGACTACGGCGATGAACAGCTGAGAGAGGAACCACCACCCAAGCTTTTGATCGACAAGGTTCAAAGAAATATTCTTGCTGACAAACCAAGGGtgacaaagttcccaatcaattTTCATCCTGACAACACTGAAAATGGGGAGCAGCCCCCTGCTTCTTCACCTGATCATGTCACAGAGGTCAACGGTACTGAAGTCAATGGTGCGGAAGTCAATGGTGCTGAAATCAATGGTACCGAAGAAGAGCCACCCGTCTCATCATTATGA